A single Lysinibacter sp. HNR DNA region contains:
- a CDS encoding CTP synthase gives MTDNNKTGTSGDITKHIFVTGGVVSSLGKGLTAASLGNLLTARGLRVVMQKLDPYLNVDPGTMNPFQHGEVFVTDDGSEADLDIGHYERFLDINLDRSANVTTGQIYSSVIAKERRGEYLGDTVQVIPHITDEIKYRMRQQASLDPRPDVIITEVGGTVGDIESQPFLESARQLRHELGRKNVFFVHVSLVPFMGASGEQKTKPTQHSVAALRSIGIQPDAIVLRSDRPVTDSNKRKIALMCDVDADAVVNAVDVPSIYDIPAMLNSQRLDAYITERLGLRVNEVDWSEWQPVLDAVHHPKHELTIGLVGKYVDLPDAYISVTEALKAGGFAHGAKVTICWIPSDDCETEEGVREAFAGVDGICVPGGFGIRGIEGKLNALRFARENGIPVLGICLGLQCMVIEYARNMAGLGEASSTEFDPETTQPVIATMAEQVSIIEGGDLGGTMRLGLYEAKLSPGSIVAELYQADSCQERHRHRYEVNNAYRGDIERAGLQFSGLSPDGNLVEFVELPRGTHPFYVATQAHPELRSRPGRPHPLFAGLIKASLTRQQATRLFEVKTEDV, from the coding sequence GTGACGGATAACAATAAAACGGGTACTTCGGGCGACATCACCAAGCATATTTTTGTGACCGGTGGTGTCGTTTCTTCTTTAGGCAAGGGACTCACCGCGGCCAGCCTGGGAAACCTTCTTACCGCACGCGGTCTGCGTGTTGTCATGCAGAAACTTGACCCCTACCTCAATGTTGATCCGGGGACGATGAACCCGTTCCAACACGGTGAGGTTTTTGTCACCGATGACGGTAGCGAGGCAGACCTCGATATCGGTCACTACGAACGTTTTCTCGACATCAACCTGGATCGCTCGGCAAACGTAACCACCGGCCAGATTTATTCGAGCGTGATCGCAAAGGAGCGTCGCGGAGAGTATCTGGGCGACACCGTGCAGGTCATTCCACACATTACCGATGAGATCAAGTATCGTATGCGCCAGCAGGCATCCCTTGATCCTCGCCCCGACGTGATTATCACCGAGGTCGGTGGAACCGTGGGCGATATTGAATCGCAGCCGTTTTTAGAGTCTGCACGCCAATTGCGCCACGAACTCGGGCGTAAAAACGTGTTTTTTGTGCACGTTTCCCTCGTACCTTTTATGGGGGCTTCGGGAGAGCAGAAGACAAAACCTACTCAGCACTCCGTAGCGGCTCTCCGCTCCATCGGGATTCAGCCGGACGCCATCGTTCTGCGTAGTGACCGTCCCGTGACGGATTCCAACAAACGTAAGATTGCCCTGATGTGCGATGTTGATGCTGACGCGGTGGTAAACGCTGTTGATGTGCCGAGTATCTATGATATTCCTGCGATGTTGAACTCCCAACGACTTGATGCCTACATCACCGAACGCCTGGGTCTTCGTGTGAACGAGGTGGACTGGTCCGAGTGGCAGCCCGTCCTCGACGCCGTGCATCACCCTAAACACGAGCTCACAATCGGTCTGGTAGGAAAATACGTTGATCTTCCTGACGCGTACATCTCGGTCACTGAGGCTCTTAAAGCTGGAGGATTTGCTCACGGAGCAAAGGTCACGATTTGTTGGATTCCCTCGGACGATTGCGAAACCGAAGAGGGCGTCAGGGAGGCATTCGCCGGTGTTGACGGTATCTGCGTTCCCGGCGGTTTTGGTATCCGTGGAATTGAAGGAAAGCTGAATGCCCTGCGGTTTGCGAGAGAAAATGGTATCCCCGTATTGGGGATTTGCCTGGGGCTGCAGTGCATGGTTATTGAATACGCTCGCAACATGGCGGGTCTGGGGGAGGCATCATCGACCGAATTTGACCCCGAGACCACACAACCCGTTATTGCAACCATGGCGGAGCAGGTGAGCATCATCGAGGGGGGCGACCTGGGCGGTACCATGCGCCTTGGTCTCTACGAGGCCAAACTGTCTCCCGGCTCAATCGTGGCCGAGCTCTACCAGGCTGATTCCTGTCAGGAACGCCACCGTCACCGCTATGAGGTTAACAACGCCTATCGTGGGGATATTGAACGTGCGGGACTCCAATTCTCCGGTCTGAGTCCCGACGGCAATCTGGTGGAGTTTGTGGAGCTTCCCCGGGGCACACACCCGTTTTATGTTGCCACTCAGGCCCACCCCGAATTACGTTCGCGTCCCGGACGACCCCACCCGCTTTTTGCCGGTTTAATCAAGGCATCGCTCACACGTCAGCAGGCGACCCGTCTCTTCGAGGTGAAAACCGAGGATGTCTAA
- the recN gene encoding DNA repair protein RecN has protein sequence MIDELSISDLGVIRNASLPLGAGFTAITGETGAGKTMVVTALGLLLGARADAGSVRSGANQARVQGVWSVDDDGPVAERVRDAGGRVEDGELILGRTVSSEGRSRAAVGGGAAPAGVLAELAGELVVLHGQSDQQRLRSASAQREVVDRFAGEPGLSALKDYQEVYRRLAARQNEYDTIRAERDQRQREAMELRLAVEEIAAVAPQEGEDIELTEKAERLTHAEALREATGGALEALSSDSLDATAFDARALVDRARRDLEKVVGFDPALAPIVETVSSVGFLLDDVVTELSGYLAGLDIESARELEQVQERRSAIASLIRKYGPEMSDVIALEQSAGKRLFELDSDDERVEELSQLIEEDKILLAQLAGVLSERRASAGAQLADAVSQELTALAMPDAKLVVSIQPLAEPALHGNDEVMLLLQPHPGSEPRALSKGASGGELSRIMLAIEVVVAGADPVPTFVFDEVDSGVGGSSAIEIGKRLARLAQQSQVIVVTHLAQVAAFANNHLQIVKDSSGGYTESSVRVLRGPERAAEIARLLSGLSDSESALSHARELLDMALPR, from the coding sequence GTGATTGATGAACTCTCTATTAGCGACCTTGGCGTGATCCGAAACGCCTCCCTGCCTCTGGGAGCGGGGTTTACCGCCATCACGGGTGAAACAGGTGCGGGAAAGACCATGGTGGTCACAGCGCTGGGGCTTTTGTTGGGCGCGCGAGCCGATGCGGGTTCGGTTCGTTCGGGTGCGAATCAGGCTCGGGTACAGGGTGTATGGTCCGTGGATGATGACGGCCCGGTGGCTGAACGCGTTCGCGATGCGGGAGGTCGTGTCGAAGACGGCGAACTTATTCTGGGTCGCACGGTTTCGAGCGAGGGGCGCAGCAGAGCCGCTGTTGGCGGGGGTGCAGCGCCCGCCGGTGTTCTTGCTGAGCTAGCTGGTGAACTTGTTGTGCTTCACGGGCAGTCAGATCAGCAGAGACTTCGCTCCGCGTCTGCACAGCGAGAAGTTGTTGATCGTTTTGCGGGTGAACCGGGACTCTCCGCGCTGAAAGACTATCAGGAAGTGTATCGGCGCTTGGCCGCACGTCAAAACGAATATGACACTATTCGCGCTGAGCGAGATCAGCGACAGCGCGAGGCAATGGAGCTGCGGCTCGCGGTTGAAGAGATCGCGGCGGTGGCACCGCAGGAGGGCGAAGACATCGAACTCACCGAAAAGGCTGAGCGACTCACACACGCTGAAGCTCTTCGGGAGGCAACGGGCGGTGCTCTTGAAGCCCTCTCGAGCGACTCTTTAGACGCCACCGCCTTTGACGCGCGTGCACTGGTTGACCGAGCGAGGCGAGACCTGGAAAAGGTTGTCGGATTTGATCCCGCTCTAGCTCCCATCGTGGAGACCGTTTCGAGCGTAGGATTTTTGCTTGACGACGTTGTTACTGAGCTCTCAGGATATCTTGCCGGACTTGATATAGAAAGTGCGCGTGAGCTTGAGCAGGTGCAGGAACGACGGTCTGCGATTGCCTCACTAATCCGCAAGTACGGGCCGGAAATGAGCGATGTTATTGCCCTGGAGCAGAGCGCGGGGAAGCGCCTCTTCGAGCTTGATAGCGACGATGAGCGGGTCGAAGAACTCTCCCAGCTTATTGAGGAGGATAAAATTCTTCTTGCACAGCTGGCAGGCGTTCTCTCGGAGCGCCGCGCCTCGGCGGGAGCCCAGCTTGCCGATGCCGTATCTCAGGAACTTACGGCTTTGGCGATGCCCGACGCAAAACTTGTGGTGAGCATACAGCCCCTCGCAGAACCCGCGCTTCACGGTAACGACGAGGTCATGCTTCTACTCCAGCCCCATCCGGGTAGCGAGCCACGTGCGCTCTCAAAGGGGGCCTCCGGTGGAGAACTCTCCAGAATAATGCTCGCCATCGAGGTTGTGGTCGCCGGGGCGGACCCTGTCCCCACTTTTGTGTTTGACGAGGTGGACTCGGGGGTGGGAGGATCCTCCGCAATTGAGATCGGCAAGCGCCTTGCGCGCCTCGCGCAGCAATCTCAAGTGATCGTGGTCACTCACCTGGCTCAGGTGGCGGCGTTTGCCAATAACCACCTACAGATTGTTAAAGACAGCTCCGGTGGTTATACCGAGAGCAGTGTGCGGGTGCTACGGGGGCCAGAGAGAGCCGCTGAGATTGCTCGGTTGCTCTCTGGGCTGAGCGACTCCGAAAGTGCATTGAGTCATGCGCGAGAACTGCTCGACATGGCTTTGCCCCGGTAA
- a CDS encoding NAD kinase has translation MLLVSHTARAEALEAALTVCQQLIEAGVIPVMAAEERQRVLEFAGSALDIALLYDDVSVSEIDSAIVLGGDGTILRAAEVLRGAAAPILGVNLGHVGFLAESEKHDLAKATTHLLRGEYTVEERLSLQVWVKHRDEIVYETWALNEATLEKAARERMLEVMIEVDERPLSSFGCDGVIISTPTGSTAYSFSAGGPIVWPSVEALLVVSLSPHSLFNRPLVVDPGSSIVVEVLDRNQGDGVLWCDGRRAWDLPQGARVIVKRSEIPVRLARIADAPFTDRLVNKFHLPVEGWRGLKRGD, from the coding sequence ATGCTGCTTGTCTCTCACACCGCAAGGGCTGAGGCGTTGGAGGCTGCACTCACAGTTTGCCAGCAGCTTATTGAGGCGGGAGTGATTCCCGTGATGGCTGCCGAGGAGCGTCAGCGTGTACTTGAATTTGCAGGATCCGCGTTAGACATTGCCTTACTATATGACGATGTTTCTGTTTCCGAGATTGATAGCGCCATAGTGTTGGGTGGTGACGGCACTATCTTGCGCGCGGCAGAGGTCCTGCGGGGGGCTGCAGCGCCTATCCTCGGTGTGAACCTGGGGCACGTTGGTTTTCTTGCTGAGAGCGAAAAACACGATTTAGCCAAGGCAACCACTCACCTGCTCAGGGGCGAGTACACGGTTGAAGAACGGTTGTCGTTGCAGGTCTGGGTGAAACATCGCGATGAGATTGTCTACGAAACCTGGGCGCTTAATGAGGCAACCCTTGAGAAAGCCGCGCGTGAGCGCATGCTTGAGGTCATGATTGAAGTGGATGAACGTCCACTATCCAGCTTTGGCTGCGACGGAGTGATTATCTCAACTCCCACCGGTTCTACGGCGTATTCTTTCTCCGCTGGTGGGCCGATCGTCTGGCCCAGTGTGGAGGCTCTACTCGTGGTATCCCTGAGTCCACACTCGCTGTTTAACCGTCCCCTGGTTGTTGATCCTGGTTCCTCAATTGTTGTTGAGGTCCTTGACCGAAATCAGGGAGACGGTGTTCTGTGGTGCGACGGTCGACGGGCCTGGGATCTTCCCCAGGGAGCTCGGGTTATCGTTAAGAGATCCGAGATCCCGGTGCGGCTGGCTCGGATCGCGGACGCGCCATTCACCGATAGGCTCGTTAACAAATTTCATTTGCCGGTAGAGGGCTGGAGAGGACTAAAACGCGGTGATTGA
- a CDS encoding NUDIX hydrolase, translated as MSNHREKDAPGERWINEQIGGVELVDTPADDVQIVKSEVVFHGAVWDIRRDTFVLGGESLTREYTDHTGAVAVLALDEGERVLLIKQYRHPVGAHEWEIPAGLMDVVGESPLAAAQRELMEEADFQASEWALLTDFYTTPGGSTENIRVFLARGLAPVAEKFVRVAEEAHLEHAWFPLTDVFHAVLRRDLQNPCLVVSILAAHAAREENWLTLGDASENWERREWVRGDRS; from the coding sequence ATGTCTAACCACCGTGAAAAAGATGCTCCCGGTGAGCGTTGGATCAATGAGCAGATCGGTGGAGTAGAACTTGTTGATACTCCCGCGGATGATGTGCAAATTGTGAAGAGCGAGGTTGTTTTTCACGGTGCGGTCTGGGATATTCGTCGCGACACATTTGTGCTTGGAGGGGAATCCCTTACCCGTGAGTACACGGATCACACGGGAGCGGTTGCGGTGCTTGCGCTTGATGAGGGGGAACGGGTCTTACTCATCAAGCAGTATCGGCACCCCGTGGGGGCCCATGAGTGGGAAATACCCGCCGGTCTGATGGATGTTGTGGGAGAGAGTCCTCTCGCCGCCGCTCAGCGTGAGTTGATGGAGGAGGCCGACTTTCAAGCCTCCGAGTGGGCGTTACTGACCGATTTTTATACCACACCCGGTGGTAGCACTGAAAACATCCGGGTGTTTCTGGCGCGCGGTCTTGCCCCGGTTGCGGAGAAGTTTGTGCGGGTGGCCGAGGAAGCCCACCTAGAACACGCCTGGTTTCCACTCACAGATGTTTTTCACGCGGTTCTGCGACGTGACCTTCAAAACCCCTGCTTAGTCGTGAGTATTCTTGCGGCCCACGCAGCGCGGGAAGAGAACTGGTTGACGCTGGGAGACGCGTCAGAGAATTGGGAGCGGCGTGAGTGGGTGAGGGGTGACCGCTCGTGA
- a CDS encoding AI-2E family transporter: protein MIFGGKKDKGAAEDRTRTSEREDDTGALVGEPVADADAVTPVDSVSKDKTSPRKERGRTRTVSVRSPFALGFIVTLGGLAAIVMGFALQRLSTIIIYIVAALFIALGLDPIVRWFERRRMSRGLSIGVVFGGFALVVFGLIALIVPVLARQVGDMMRLYPHYLTDVQNQEWFRDLSSRFDSAIDLSRLLQMGTDFIGNPQNWTNLAGGIWQAGIGVANGVTATIIVLILSLYFLASLSRMKQGAYSLIPRSKRAKVIDITEQVSKSVGGYVNGMVVLALINAILGFIAMKIFGVPFAEVLAVVVFCLALIPLIGSVIATVLVVIVALFNSPATALGIGIYYIIFMQVESYLLTPRIMNRVVSVPGSLVVIGALAGGTLLGLLGALIAIPVTAALLMIVKQVVVPAQNLR, encoded by the coding sequence ATGATCTTTGGTGGTAAAAAAGATAAGGGTGCGGCAGAAGATCGCACACGCACTTCCGAGCGGGAGGACGACACGGGCGCGCTTGTGGGAGAACCTGTCGCGGATGCGGATGCGGTGACCCCGGTCGACTCCGTCTCCAAAGATAAAACTAGTCCCCGAAAGGAGCGTGGTCGGACGAGGACGGTGTCTGTGCGATCACCGTTTGCGCTCGGATTTATCGTCACCCTCGGTGGTTTAGCGGCAATCGTCATGGGCTTTGCCCTTCAGCGACTTTCAACCATTATCATCTATATTGTTGCGGCGCTTTTTATAGCGCTGGGTCTCGACCCCATCGTGCGCTGGTTCGAAAGGCGCCGCATGAGTCGGGGGTTGTCTATCGGGGTTGTCTTTGGAGGCTTTGCCCTCGTCGTTTTTGGACTCATTGCTCTGATCGTCCCGGTCCTCGCTCGGCAGGTGGGGGATATGATGCGGTTGTACCCTCACTATCTCACCGATGTTCAGAATCAAGAGTGGTTTCGGGATCTTTCGTCGCGGTTTGACAGCGCGATTGATCTGTCACGACTCTTGCAGATGGGTACCGATTTTATCGGCAATCCGCAAAACTGGACCAACCTTGCGGGTGGTATCTGGCAGGCTGGAATAGGCGTGGCAAACGGGGTGACCGCGACGATCATTGTGCTCATCTTGAGCCTCTATTTTTTGGCGTCGCTGAGCAGGATGAAGCAGGGCGCTTACTCTCTTATTCCCCGCTCAAAACGAGCCAAAGTGATTGATATCACGGAGCAGGTATCAAAGTCGGTGGGTGGCTATGTAAACGGCATGGTGGTTCTTGCCCTCATAAATGCCATTTTGGGCTTTATCGCCATGAAAATTTTTGGGGTTCCCTTCGCCGAGGTACTCGCGGTTGTTGTCTTTTGCCTGGCGCTTATTCCCCTCATCGGTTCTGTTATCGCAACCGTTTTGGTGGTGATTGTGGCCCTCTTCAACTCTCCCGCTACGGCTCTGGGTATCGGCATCTACTACATAATTTTTATGCAGGTGGAGTCATACCTGCTCACACCCCGCATCATGAATCGGGTGGTGTCGGTTCCCGGCTCACTCGTGGTGATTGGTGCGCTGGCGGGAGGGACACTTCTGGGTCTTTTAGGTGCCCTCATCGCAATCCCCGTCACAGCGGCGTTGCTTATGATCGTGAAGCAGGTTGTTGTTCCGGCTCAGAACTTGCGCTGA